The genomic region TCCTGAAGGCGGAACGAACCAGCTTGCCATAGCAGGATGTGAAGAGATTTTAAGTGAAGAAGATAAAGAATTCGATATTATTTGCGTTTCGGCAGGTACTGGAGGAACGGCTTCGGGTTTAATAAATGCTTCAGGACAAAATCAAAGTGTTTTGGTATTTTCAGCTTTAAAAGGAGATTTTTTAAAAGATGAAATTAGTCATTTCAGTAGTAAAAAGAACTGGACACTCGTTAGCGATGATCATTTTGGAGGTTATGCTAAAATAAATGAAGAGTTGATCAGTTTTATAAATGAATTTAAAGCGGAGTGTGGAATTCAGCTAGATCCCATCTACACGGGCAAAATGATGTTTGGAATTTTTGAGATGATCAAAAAAAAACGAATTCCTGAAAAATCCCGTATTTTAGCGGTGCATACAGGCGGTTTGCAAGGAATAGCTGGGATGAACCGCCGATTGGAGAAAAAGAAAATGAGTTTAATAATTGAGTAATATGAGGTTAAAGCCTTATTTAATATTGATCGTTTTTGCACTTTTTATGGCTTCCTGTGGAAGTAAAAAAAAGGTAACCACACGTAAAAACCGAAAAGATAGAAACGAAGCGGTGATCAATAACCGCAATCAGGCAAATAGAAATAGTGAAACTCCGGCTGAAGTGGTAGACGCTGAAACGATGCCAGTTAGAACCTATGATTTTACAGTAGAAAATTATATTGCAGATTATGCACCAGTTGCTCAACACGAAATGAGATTATACAGAGTGCCGGCAAGTATCACTTTAGCACAGGGGATTTTGGAATCGGGTTCTGGAAAAGGAAGGTTAGCACAGCAGGCTAATAATCATTTTGGAATTAAGTGTCACGACTGGCAGGGAGAAAAAATCTATCATGATGACGATCGTAATCAGGAATGTTTTAGAAAATATAAACATCCAAAATATTCTTTTAGGGATCACTCCTTGTTTTTAGCTGAACGTCGGCGTTATGCCGGACTTTTTGATTTGGATCAAGATGATTACAAAGGATGGGCTAAAGGATTACGCCAGGCCGGTTATGCTACAGATCGCCGATATCCACAAAAATTGATAGAGCTTATTGAACGTTACGAACTGTATCGCTACGATGCCGATGTTTTAGAGCGTCCTTCACCAAGTTATACCACTACTTTTGAAGCTAAAGGCGATAGTTACATCGTAAAGAAAGGAGATACGTTGTATTCTATTTCAAAACGCTATAATACATCTGTTGAAGAAATTAAGCGATTAAATAATTTAAACGGGACCAATATTGATATTGGTCAAACCTTATTAGTAAAAGAAAGACGATAAAAATATAAGATATGATTTATCAAAGAAGTAGTGCCTTATTTGCTGAAGCTAAAAAAGTGATTCCCGGAGGTGTAAACTCACCGGTAAGAGCTTTTAAAGCCGTAGGCGGAGATCCTGTTTTTATTGAAAGAGCAGAAGGAGCTTATATTTATGATGAAGATGGAAATAAACTCATCGATTATATTAATTCCTGGGGGCCAATGATTCTTGGTCATGCCCATAAGCCGGTAGTGGATGCGGTAATCGACAGAGCCCAAAAAGGAACCTCTTTTGGAACTCCAACAGAAATTGAAACCAAAATTGCCGAGTTAGCCGTGAAGATGGTGCCAAATATCGATAAGATTAGAATGGTAAACTCAGGAACCGAAGCATGTATGAGTGCGGTACGATTGGCCAGAGGATTTACGGGAAAGGAAAAGATCATCAAGTTTGCGGGTTGTTATCATGGGCATAGCGACTCGTTTTTAATTCAGGCGGGGAGTGGAGCTATGACTTTTGGAACACCAAATAGCCCGGGAGTGACCCAGGGAACTGCCAAGGATACCTTGCTTGCGGCCTATAATGATCTTAATGGGGTAAAACAGATCGTAGATCAAAATAAGGATGAAATAGCCTGTATTATCGTAGAACCTGTGCCAGGAAATATGGGATGTATTCCTCCGGCATCAGGATTTTTGGAAGGCCTGCGACAATTATGTGATGAAACCGGGATATTACTGATTTTTGATGAGGTAATGAGTGGGTTTAGATTGGCCGCTGGAGGCGTACAGGAGCGATTAGGAATCCATGCCGATATTGTATGTTTTGGAAAGGTTATCGGTGGTGGTTTACCGGTGGGGGCTTTTGCTGCCAGAAATGAAATTATGGATTACCTGGCGCCGGTTGGACCGGTATATCAGGCCGGAACCTTAAGCGGAAATCCTTTAGCAATGGCTGCTGGATTAGCAATGTTAATCGAGTTGTCTGAGAATCCTGAAATATTTAATAGTATTGATAAAAAAACCGAATATCTTCATGAAGGAATGGAGAAAGTCTTGAAGGCAAATGGTGTAAAGCATACGATAAACCGAGTTGGTTCAATGATCTCCGTGCATTTTTCTGAAGATCCGGTAACTGATTTTGCTTCTTCTGCGGAAGCTGCCAGAAGTGGAAAGTTCAACACATTTTTTCACAGAATGCTAGAAAACGGAATTTATATCGCACCGAGCGCATTTGAAACCTGGTTTATTAGTGATGCCTTAAGTTACGAAGATCTGGATAAAACTATCGCGGTGGTTGAAAAAATCACCAAAGATTTCGATTGACATCTATTTTATATAAACCCAACCGGTATTTTGATTTTCAGAATGCCGGTTTTTGGGTATTTGTTTTTAAATAGTGGTAATAAGGTTTCTAGATTTCATATTCAAATAGCGATTAAGAATTTTGAAATAACTTTCAACCCTTTCGTCATTTCGACTGAAGGGTAGCGAAATGGAGACATCTCGATACGACCTAAATAGATTTCTCGACTCGTTCCTCGCTCGAAATGACGGAAATTGATTAGCGCAAAGGTTTTAAATAAATCGACTACATCATTCCTAATAATTCCTCGACATAGTCCCGGGAATTGGATAATCTTGGAATTTTGTGCTGGCCACCAAGTTTTCCGTTCTTTTTTAACCAATCATGAAATAATTTCTCTCTGGCAATATGAATTTTAGGAGCGTTAAGTGTCATATTCAAATAACGTTTTGCTTCATAATCGCTGTTTACCTGTTGTAAGGCTAAATCTAGATCGGCGTTAAATTCTTCCATCGATTTTGGCGGATGCTTAAATTCAATAATCCATTCGTGTGCTCCTTTTTCTTTACCTTCCATAAAAACAGGCGCAGCCGTATAATCTACAATTTCGCAATTGTTGGTTAGTGATGCTTTTTTAAGTGCCGCTTCAGCATTTTCAACGATTAATTCTTCCCCAAATACATTGATATGGTGTTTGGTCCTTCCTGAAACTTTAATGCGGTACGGACTGATAGAAGTAAATCTTACGGTATCGCCCACTTTATAACGCCATAAGCCTGCATTGGTGGTAATAACGATGGCGTAATTTTTACCAATTTCAACTTCAGATAAAGGAATTAGTTTCTCGGCTTCACTTCCGTAGCTATCCATCGGGATAAATTCATAAAAAATCCCGTAGTCCAGCATCAAGAGCATTTCCTTATGGTCGTTTAGATCCTGGCAGGCAAAAAAACCTTCCGAAGCATTATAAATTTCATAATATCTAAAATCCTCATTGGGCAGTATTTTTTGATATTGTACCGCATAAGGATCAAAACTTACCCCGCCATGAAAATATACTTCGATATTTCTCCAAATTTCAAAAATACTTTCTTTACCGGTATGTTCTAATACATTATTTAATAAGACCAACATCCAGGAAGGTACTCCGGCAAGGCTGGTGACATTTTCCTGTATGGTTTCTCTAACAATAGCTCCCATCTTGGTTTCCCAATCGTGCATTAAGGATACCTCATTACTGGGAGTACTGCTAAATTCAGCCCAAAAAGGCATATTATCGATTAGGATGGCAGACAGATCGCCAAAGCTGGTGCCATTTTCTTTGTAAATTTCCTTACTTCCTCCAAGGCGAAGACTCTTTCCTGTAAATAATTGTGATCCCGGATTATTGTTTAAGTATATGCAAAGTAAGTCTTTGCCAGCAGCATAATGGCAATCTTCCAGCGAATCTTCACTCACAGGGATAAACTTACTTTTAGCATTGGTGGTTCCACTAGACTTTGCAAACCATTTTATAGGGGTGGGCCAAAAGATATTGGTTTCACCCTGCCGACTTCTTTCGATAGCCTCGTAATAATTCTCATAGCAATGAACGGGTACGCGAGTGGCAAAATCCCGATAATTTTTTATTTCAGAAAAGTTATATTTTCTGCCAATTTCAGTATTTCTGGCTTTATTAATAAGTCCTTTTAATAATTCTTCCTGTACCTCGTTAGGGTATTTTATAAATAATTCCATCTGATGGATACGCTTCTTTAAGAACCAGGAAGCAATGGAATTTACTAATGGAATTGGCATTTATTTATTATATATTTATCAACTCTTGGCAGAGCTTTTTGGTTGGTCGGTTAAAAATAATCGAAACTTTGAAGCCTGCAAAAAGGCATCAGTTAAAAATATACGAAAAAGCTATGAGATACGAAGGAGTGCTTACCAAAATGAAAACCGAACTGCTTGATCAGGTTGAGTATTATCTTGATTTTGAAAACGATTTTTTAAATCTTAATCAGCTTTTAGATAAAACGATCAGTCTTAATTTTTTGCGTTTTCAATGTTTAAATTGTGGACAGCAAAAGAAGATTTTTCGTCAGGGCTATTGTTATGATTGTTTTAGTTCGATTCCGCAGGCAGGTGATTGGATTATGAAACCCGAATTAAGTAAGGCACATTTAGACCAGGAAGATCGTGATCTGGAATTTGAGAAAAGTGTACAATTGCAACCTCACATCGTATATTTAGCGAATTCTAGCAACGTAAAAGTAGGGGTGACGCGCAAAACGCAGGTACCTACCAGATGGATCGATCAGGGTGCGCACGAAGCCATAGAGATTGCTGAACTGCCTAACCGTTATTTAGCAGGAATTACCGAGGTCGCTCTTAAAGATCATGTTTCTGATAAAACTAACTGGCGTAAAATGCTTACCAATGATATATTGGATTTGAATCTTGAAGAAGAGCGTGAAAAATTAAAAGGTTTTATTCCCGAAGAAGCAAAAGCTTACTATTTGGCGGACCGAAAAGAAACGGAAATTAAATTTCCAGTAAAGCAATTTCCTAAAAAAATAAAGACCTTGAATCTTACAAAATCACCGTTTTATCAAGGGAAATTAACAGGGGTAAAAGGGCAGTATTTGTTATTTGAAGATGGTACTGTTTTTAATGTAAGGGCGCATGAAGGTTTTGTAGTCGAAATTCAGGTGAGTTAATACTGAAACTATGAAAACAGAGAAAGAAAAAATGCTTGCTGGAGAGTTGTATTTTGCCGGAGATAAAGAGCTGACGAACGAGCGATTATTAGCGCGGGAATTATTGAAGAACTACAATAATTGCCCAGAAGATCAGCCAGAAAATTTAAAGTCGGTTCTTAAGAAACTGATTCCTGAAGGCGGCAAAGGATTGTTTATCCAGCCCCCGTTTTATTGTGATTACGGTTATAATATTAAAACGGGCAAAGGAGTTTATTTTAATTTTAACTGTGTGATTTTGGACGGAATGGAAGTGAAAATTGGTTCCAGAAGCATGTTTGGTCCCAATGTGCAAATCTACACAGCCTCTCATCCACTGAATGCTAAAGAACGCGCTTCGATGCTTGAGTTTTCTAAAGCTATTGAAATTGGTGATGATGTATGGGTTGGAGGAAATGTTACGATTTGTCCAGGCGTAAAAATTGGCAGTCGTGCGGTAATTGGAGCGGGTAGCGTCGTGACCAAAAATATTCCGGAAAACGTTTTTGCTGCAGGGAATCCCTGTAAGGTTATTAAGAATATCGAGCAGTAACTCTTACTGTTTTTATTGGAAAATATTTTTATGCTGAAATTATTGAATATTGGACTGTTCTTTTTTGCAAGTTCTGTGCTTTTTGGCCAGGAACTAAACCATTTAATAAAAAAGTATTCTGAAGATTCTAAATTGGAGGTTGTAAACCATTTAAGTGAAATAGATAAAGAAGAGCGGGTAGCTTTATATATAGAAGAGGAATTTATAGGGGATCTGTCGATGTATCGTACACTAAATCCTGATGAAATCCGGAGCGTTGATATAAATAAGGAAGCTTTTAAGCTTCATAATGTTAACTTTGATGGTAAAATAATTATAAGTTATAAAGATGATTATCAGCCTGAATATATCCCCTAATAAAAGATTTTATTTTAGAGCAAACAGATACAGAGAATCCCATTGTGGTTCAAATAGATGAAGAGGTATTAGATTTAGATTATGCTATTTGCAAACTTGATAAAGCCGATATTTTGAAATTGATTTTAGAAGAAATCCCTACTTCCAAAAAAGGTCGGAATATTGTTTTGGCAAAGTTTATCACTAAAACACCAGCTAATATCACAAAGGCAAATACAATAAGG from Zunongwangia profunda SM-A87 harbors:
- a CDS encoding 1-aminocyclopropane-1-carboxylate deaminase/D-cysteine desulfhydrase, whose amino-acid sequence is MNAAENINLIFHKNEPVFSRNDFIKKFEKQNIEVWLKREDLLHPEVSGNKFRKLKYNVLEAKKLQKSQILTFGGAFSNHIAATAAAGKLYGIPTIGVIRGEELGIDLQQTLQSNPTLKFSSDSGMKFHFVSRENYRRKNDPKFIESLHAEFGDFYLVPEGGTNQLAIAGCEEILSEEDKEFDIICVSAGTGGTASGLINASGQNQSVLVFSALKGDFLKDEISHFSSKKNWTLVSDDHFGGYAKINEELISFINEFKAECGIQLDPIYTGKMMFGIFEMIKKKRIPEKSRILAVHTGGLQGIAGMNRRLEKKKMSLIIE
- a CDS encoding glucosaminidase domain-containing protein — protein: MRLKPYLILIVFALFMASCGSKKKVTTRKNRKDRNEAVINNRNQANRNSETPAEVVDAETMPVRTYDFTVENYIADYAPVAQHEMRLYRVPASITLAQGILESGSGKGRLAQQANNHFGIKCHDWQGEKIYHDDDRNQECFRKYKHPKYSFRDHSLFLAERRRYAGLFDLDQDDYKGWAKGLRQAGYATDRRYPQKLIELIERYELYRYDADVLERPSPSYTTTFEAKGDSYIVKKGDTLYSISKRYNTSVEEIKRLNNLNGTNIDIGQTLLVKERR
- the hemL gene encoding glutamate-1-semialdehyde 2,1-aminomutase, which produces MIYQRSSALFAEAKKVIPGGVNSPVRAFKAVGGDPVFIERAEGAYIYDEDGNKLIDYINSWGPMILGHAHKPVVDAVIDRAQKGTSFGTPTEIETKIAELAVKMVPNIDKIRMVNSGTEACMSAVRLARGFTGKEKIIKFAGCYHGHSDSFLIQAGSGAMTFGTPNSPGVTQGTAKDTLLAAYNDLNGVKQIVDQNKDEIACIIVEPVPGNMGCIPPASGFLEGLRQLCDETGILLIFDEVMSGFRLAAGGVQERLGIHADIVCFGKVIGGGLPVGAFAARNEIMDYLAPVGPVYQAGTLSGNPLAMAAGLAMLIELSENPEIFNSIDKKTEYLHEGMEKVLKANGVKHTINRVGSMISVHFSEDPVTDFASSAEAARSGKFNTFFHRMLENGIYIAPSAFETWFISDALSYEDLDKTIAVVEKITKDFD
- a CDS encoding GH3 auxin-responsive promoter family protein: MPIPLVNSIASWFLKKRIHQMELFIKYPNEVQEELLKGLINKARNTEIGRKYNFSEIKNYRDFATRVPVHCYENYYEAIERSRQGETNIFWPTPIKWFAKSSGTTNAKSKFIPVSEDSLEDCHYAAGKDLLCIYLNNNPGSQLFTGKSLRLGGSKEIYKENGTSFGDLSAILIDNMPFWAEFSSTPSNEVSLMHDWETKMGAIVRETIQENVTSLAGVPSWMLVLLNNVLEHTGKESIFEIWRNIEVYFHGGVSFDPYAVQYQKILPNEDFRYYEIYNASEGFFACQDLNDHKEMLLMLDYGIFYEFIPMDSYGSEAEKLIPLSEVEIGKNYAIVITTNAGLWRYKVGDTVRFTSISPYRIKVSGRTKHHINVFGEELIVENAEAALKKASLTNNCEIVDYTAAPVFMEGKEKGAHEWIIEFKHPPKSMEEFNADLDLALQQVNSDYEAKRYLNMTLNAPKIHIAREKLFHDWLKKNGKLGGQHKIPRLSNSRDYVEELLGMM
- a CDS encoding DUF2797 domain-containing protein, with the protein product MRYEGVLTKMKTELLDQVEYYLDFENDFLNLNQLLDKTISLNFLRFQCLNCGQQKKIFRQGYCYDCFSSIPQAGDWIMKPELSKAHLDQEDRDLEFEKSVQLQPHIVYLANSSNVKVGVTRKTQVPTRWIDQGAHEAIEIAELPNRYLAGITEVALKDHVSDKTNWRKMLTNDILDLNLEEEREKLKGFIPEEAKAYYLADRKETEIKFPVKQFPKKIKTLNLTKSPFYQGKLTGVKGQYLLFEDGTVFNVRAHEGFVVEIQVS
- a CDS encoding sugar O-acetyltransferase produces the protein MKTEKEKMLAGELYFAGDKELTNERLLARELLKNYNNCPEDQPENLKSVLKKLIPEGGKGLFIQPPFYCDYGYNIKTGKGVYFNFNCVILDGMEVKIGSRSMFGPNVQIYTASHPLNAKERASMLEFSKAIEIGDDVWVGGNVTICPGVKIGSRAVIGAGSVVTKNIPENVFAAGNPCKVIKNIEQ